TCTGGTATCATAATTCCAGATTTTGAGATCGTCTTTGGACAAGTCCATTTGCAGACGAAGGTTGGATGTATGAAAAGTAGACCAAGTAAATCGGTACAGTTGGCGATAGTATGGATTTTTACTTTGCAAGTCTCCCCATCTGGCTAAAGATCGGGCAAATGGGTTCACGCCTGTTTCAAGCTCGAGCAAGCCTAAAGGCATAAGCTCATTCATCGTTTCGAAACCTATGTAATGTGCTTTTTCCGGATTGATATTATAGTACATTTTAACATCGTGCTTCCATTTTTGATCGTCAAATCCGTAGGCAATATTAGGGATTAAGAGTAGTTTGCGGTCAGAGGTGTTTATACGTCCTCCAAGACCAAGACGAAAACCTTCGATATTGTTATAAGCTATCGCGTCTTGATGCTTTCCCCATGCGATATTTTTTCCATTGGTATACGCGTTCATCCCAAAGCGCAATAAGTTGGTAAAACGCTTGACGGATTTGATTTCATTGATGGAGTCTATCATTTGGAAAGTTTGGTTGGATATTGGTTTCAAACTGTCATAATTGATGTACTCACTTTTGGCTGTTTCCCATTCTTCAGGATCTATGTTATTTTCGTCTTCTGTTTTTATTTCAAATCTTTTTTCAAAAACCGATGAAGCTATTTCCGCTTGAAGCTTGTAATCATTGTAATGATATTTATAGTCTAATAATACCGCTGGAAATCCGTCGAAAAATTCCGAAACGTTGTATTGGATATGAAAATACTTTTTTGTCCAAATGCCTGAAGGCTGGCGTTCCATATTTTGAACAACATTCATTTGGCTGATGAAATTGACATTCGCGCTTTTTGCCAATTCCAAGTCCGCTTTTACCAGTGCATTATCTTCTTTGTCAATCCATAATTGGCCTTCAAAAGCCAAACTTCCTTTTATTCGTGGCTCCACTTCGATGAGGTAGGTTTCTCTGCCTTGGTGGTTCAAGCTGTCCATAAGCCAAAGTTTGTAGTTCACTCTCCAAAAGCTTGACAATGGAGATGGAATGCCTTTGTCAAGCAGCATAATATTGTTGTCGTTAAGATCTCCACTATGAAAAGGGCTTTCTGTTATAATTCTCACAATCTCATCGGAGCGATCTATGCCGATGGCTTTGAACTGTTCGTTGACGGGTTTGCTCTTTCGTTTTTCCCCTTTAGCATAATTATTCATTATAGCTTCGCAGTGAACTAGGGGAATAAGGTTGCAAGTTGAAGAATCATTTTTGGCGACAAATTCAGCGGCGTCATGAATGAATTTTAGTTTTTTGGCTTTAGCAGGATCCATAGACAAGTCTATGCTGTTTAGGGATGTGCTAGTGTAGCTGTTAACTCCTTTTTCAGTTATTTGACCTCTTTGCTTTGAGGCTTTTCGAATGATATTATAGGCAGGATTCTCTCCGGCTTTGAAGACTACTGCGTCAAGCTTGGTGACGTCTTCTTCCAATTCGAAAACCATGGATGAAAAAGGCGTTTTGCAATCGAAGTTTTGTATTTGATAACCGATGGAAGACACAGAGATTGTAGCTGAGCTCCATTCTTTAGGAAGAAGCAAAGCGACTTCTCCATCTGGACTTGATTCGACTCCATACAATGGGTCTTTTTCTACATATACATTGGCGAAAGGTATGGGTTCTTTTGTGTTTTTATCAATTACTTTGGCTGTGAGTAGTATTGTTTCTTGAGACCAACATTCATATAGACTCAGTGCAAACATTGTTATTACAAGTGAATACCTTAATAAAGATTGTGACATTAGAGTAATAGTTTATGCTTAGTTTGATGATATCGGTGGGAACTGCTTGAATTGCTTTGTGCTGTGTAGTTCGATTTGCAATTCATCTCTATATTCACCACAAAATTACGCTAATGAGTTTTTGTAAGGAATTGATTGTCTGTGAGTTGTTTGATTTTCTGGTGAGCTGTAAAACAAGCCTTTGGATTGAGAAATTCGAAAATGGAACGACTTAATATTGTCAGTACCTAAAGTGCAATAGTAGCTTGTCAGCCAATATGGGAGGCTTGAGTTTTAGCAATAATTAACGGTTGTTGATCAAATAATATGAAACAAACTTATTTAAAGTGATACTTAAATGGCTTTACATCAATTTTTTCATTGGCTTTAATTGAAAATAGTATCAGTTTTTGTAAATTATAAGAGACTAAAACACTTTTATTTTTTTGTATGAAAAGATTATTAGCACTCATATTTTTTGCATTGATTGGTTTCGACTCTTTTTCCAGCAATTTTTTGTCTAATGCCAATAATGAAATTCATAAGTATAGAAGGCGCAAACAGTCTAGCCCTTCATTTGAATTAGGATTTCAAGGAGGTTATGGCGTCGCGAATGTTTATCTCAGCGAAGGATCGGCTAAATCGAGAGGCGTATTTCATCTAGGAGCTATTGGGCAATATAATTTTAATGAAAAATGGGCATTTGTGTCTAAGCTGCATTTTGATCAGAAAGGCTATACTTATACTGACAACACCTCTGGAAAGGAGTCATTGACTTATGTTAATTTGCCAATGATGGGAAAGTTTAGTTTTGGAAATGGGGTGAAAGGTTATCTGCAAGCAGGATTTCATGTTGGTTATTTATTAGTGGCAAGGGGAGAGAATGAAGGAAAAAAAGTGGACACAAAAGACATGTACAATAGTTTGGATTTTGGACTTGCAATAGGGCTTGGAGTGGAATTCCCTTTGGATAAGGATACGAAGATGTTTTTTGAATGGGAGGCTAATTCCGGAATGGCGAATATAGCCAATCATCCAACGCATGATATAAAAGTTAGAAATGGGGCTTCGAAGTTGGCTGTTGGAGTAAAATTTAATATAGAATAAGCAAGAGTCTGCCTCAATATTATCATGTGAAGCAGACTGATTGCATGTTTAGGTTATTCTGCGTTCAAAGGATTCAATTCGCCAAATTGAACTCCTTGTTGAAGCTTGATGCCGTCGAATACTCCTGGCTCGAATAATAGAATGACGGTCGAACCTCCATAAGCGAAATGACCAATTTTTTCACCTTTCTTTACTTGAACTCCGCTGGAAGGAATTCTTCCGGGTTCGAATTTAGGTTCGAAGTTGATTGAGCTGATATCGTCCAAGCCCACAGGTATCATAGCTATATATCCATGATGTTTTGTCTTGATGATGTAATATCCTCTATGATAAACTCCGAATATGCCGTAGTTGGATTGATATCCTCCAATGTTTCCATTATTTGAAAAAGTGAAAAACTGTCCATCCATGCCAAAATACACTCCGCCTACATAGTCCACTGCCTTCGTTTCAACGATAGTTCCGGCCGCTGGAGAATGATAATGATGATAGTCATTGGGCAATAATACGGAAGCGGTTGCTGTGCCTCCAATAAATTTGGAAGCATGTTCGGAGCCTGCCAGCAGTTGATCCACATTGAGGTATTCATTGTATTTGGTATGGATTCTAGATTCTGTATTTAGGTTTTGGTTGATGACATTGACAAGACCGTCTGCAGGAGCCGAAAGAATGTTGTCGTTTTCAGGTTGAAAAATTGGCCTGGCCTCAGGCTTTACATTACGAGTGAAAAATTCGTTGAATGTAGTATATCCTTCGAAGCCTTCTGTCGTGTCATGTGGAGGAATGAAGTCATTCCAAGCCGGTCCTAGTGCTTCTTTCCATTGCTCCATAATCGTTGGATCAATAGAGGCTGTGCTGTCCATAAAGTCGCCTCTGGCATCTACAAATTTTTTCGTCCAGCTTAAGCCGGGCTCTGTTGCTACGAATTTAAGCGCATTGACATTGTAATAGCACAAGCCATATAAAAGCTCATAGTACTCCATACCATTGGTAGGGTTTGGAACAAATGTGCTCCATGCTTGAAAAAAGTCCATCAAATCTTCGAAGTTCTTTTCAGGCCAAACAAATAGTTCTGAAGAGTCATCAGGGTATTTCGCTAATTCTTCAGGAGTAGGCGACCAGCCATCAGGAGTTGGAATAGCACTGAGCAATGCATTATCTATGATATTCCTAAAGTTTTTATCAGTATCATATAATGCTTTAAGCTCCATAACAACAGGAGAGTATTGCTTCTCCGACTTGTCTTTTTTCTTTCCTTTTTTGGCGAAAGCGGGAGTGGCTATCGCAATGAGAATTGCAAGTATGCATATTACTTGCGTTGTAACGTTTCTTTTTTTCATCTTTTGAAATAGTTGGTGGTAAAAATTAATACGGCTTTGTTGAGCACCTAAAGAAAGCAAAAATAGAGTCGAAAAAATATTTCAAAATATTTCGTTCTGAACTGAAATAAAATACGGCCGACAAGATGCCGGCCGTTGAGATGAAATAGATAGGAATAGAATATTTTTAGAATACTTCGTGAGCGGTTCTTCTGATGATCTCGTCTTGAAGTTCTTCGCCAAGATCATTGAAATAGTCGGAGTACCCAGCCACTCTTACGATGAGGTCTCGATAATCTTCTGGCTTGGCTTTGGCTTTTTGCAATGTTCTGGAGTCTACTACATTGAATTGGATATGGTGCCCGTCCATTTTGAAGTAGGAGCGTACAAGCGAGGCTACTTGGCGAATGGAAGTGTCGTCCTTGAAAAAGCTAGGAGAAAATCGTTGATTAAGCAAAGTGCCACCTGTTCTTAAGTGGTCGATTTTCGATGCTGACTTGATGACAGCTGTAGGTCCATTGGTGTCTGAACCATGAAAAGGCGATATTCCCTCAGAAAGAGGAATGCCGGCTTTTCTTCCATCAGCAGAGGCTCCGATTACTTTGCCAAAATACACATGGCAAGTTGTTGGCAACATATTGATGCGAAACACGCCTCCTGTGGAGGTTGGCCTGCCGTTGACACTGTCATAGAAAATGTCAAAGATGCTTATTGCTTGCTCGTCGGCATAATCATCGTCGTTTCCATATTTAGGCGTGTGATGCACTGCTTGTTTGCGCATAGCTTCAAAGCCATTCCAATTAGCTTCCAATGCGGATTGCAGTTCAGCAAAAGTAAAAGTGTTATTGTCAAAAATATGGTATTTTACCGAGGTCATGATATCTGTCAACGAGCCAAGTCCTACGCCTTGGATGTAACTTGTGTTGTATTTAGCTCCTCCGCTGTTGTAATCTTTGCCTCCTTCGATACACCCTTCTACCAACAATGATAGGAAAGGAACAGGAAGAAAATCGCTGTAAAGCCTTTCAATAATATTGTTGCCTTGGATTTTGATATTAATAAAATGATTGACTTGTCTCTTGAAGGCTTCAAGCAAGTCGTCAAAAGATTCAAAGGTGGCAGGATTGCCTGTTTGCAAACCGATTTCTCTTCCAGTTACCGGGTCTCTGCCATTGTTTATTGTGATTTCAAAGACCTTTGCCAAGTTAAAGTAGCCGGTCAGTCCATATTTTTCCGTACCGAAAGCACCTGTCTCAACGCAACCTGAACATCCTCCTTTCCTAGCGTCAACAATATCTTTGCCTTGCCTAAGCAACTGGTTGATCAAGCCATCGGTATTGAAAATCGACGGTTGTCCAAAGCCTTTGCGAACCACTTTTATGGTATGGTGCACGAATCTATCCGGATTCATCTTGCTGATTTGCACCATTGAGCTGGGTTGGACCATTTGCATGTCGGCAACGACATCTAAAATCATATAAGACATTTCATTGACGGCATCTTTGCCATCAGGGGTAAGGCCTCCGACATTGATTAAGCAAAAGTCGGTATACGTACTGCTTTCTTGAGCGGTGATGCCTACTTTAGGCGGAGCCGGATGGTTGTTGAATTTAATCCAAAATGCTTGGAGCAACTCATAGGCTTTTTCTTTGGTTAGCGTTCCCGCTTCAAGTTCTTTTTTATAATATGGGTATAAGTGCTGGTCTAATCTGCCGGGGTTGAAAGCGTCCCAAGGGTTTAGCTCGGTGATTACACCCAAGTGAACAAACCAATAATATTGCAGAGCTTCATGAAACGTTTCGGGCTTGTTCGCTGGAACTCTTCTGCAAATTTTGGCCATGTGCTCCAATTCAAGCTTCCTTGTTTCATTTTCACAGGAATCAGCTAAGGTTTCAAGTTTGTCAGCGTGTCTGTGTGCGAAATTTATGAGAGCTTCAGCCGTCGCCTTCATAGCATTTAGCTCTTCTCTTTTCTCATAAGCTTTATTGTCATTGAAGAAATCAAGTTTTTTTATCGAATGCTTTATATCCGCTATGATATCAAGCATCCCTTTTCTGTATATGATATCTCCCAATACGGTGTGTCCTGGCGCTCTTTGCTCTTGGAATTCTGTGAATATTCCCGAAGAGTAAGCATCATGCCATTCTTGAGTCATGTTTTCGACTAAGCGCTCTCGATGCGATCTTCCTGTCCAAAATGGTATAATAATATCTCGATAGGTCTGCTTTACATCATCGCTGACTGAGAAAGATACCTTTTCTCTTGAATGGAGTGTTTCTAGATCTTCTAGGGAATGGACGCAAATTTCAGGATAAGTCGGGGTGGCTTTAGGGGAAGGTCCTCGCTCTCCGACGATTAGTTCGTCATCTAGGATGCAGATTTTTTTATTTTCAAAAATGTATTTGAAGCAAAGGCCTCTTTGCATGGCAATAGACAAACCTCCAATTCCCTGTTGTTGGTAAAATTCGGTTACCAGCAAAGCTCTTTCAGCGCTTATCGTATTTGGAGCGTTTAGACTTTGCTCCCTAAGGTTCTTGATTCTATCGTTGATCATAATGGATTTAATTAGTTGATTGAGCAATTGATTCCGGAGTCGACGAATAGTTTTGCGATAGATTTCATGTCTAAATGCTCAGGTTCGTGAAAAATATCTGCTTTGTATTCCATTCCCAGCTTTTCGTATTTGTGTTTCCCTAGCCTGTGAAATGCTAGCAGGTCGATCTTTGACAGGGCTGGTCTGTCTTTTATGAATTTTATGAAATATTGAATGTCTTGATAACTGTCATTTACTTGGGGAATGATTGGGATTCTCAAGTTGATGGCTTTATTCTGCGAAATAATGCAGTCTAGGTTGTCGACAATACGTTGTATGCCAACTCCAGTATATTTTTTATGCTTCTTTTCATCCAATGACTTAAGGTCGTAAAGAAACATGTCGGTATGAGGAAGCACAAGCTTTAAGTTGGCCAAGCTGGCATGTCCACTGGTGTCTATGCAAGTGTGAAGCTCTCTTGCCTTGCATTGGGACAAAAATTCACTGACAAATTTTGCTTGCAATAATGGTTCGCCTCCTGAGCATGTAACGCCTCCATTGCTGTCGTCAAAGAAAATTCTTTCTTTTTCTACTGAATCAAGAAGATCATCGACGCTGACATCCCAACATTTTTTGTAATTGTTGTTTTGAGGAATCAAGCTTTGGCTTTCTGGGTTGTGGCACCACCAACAAGATAGAGGACATCCTTGAAAGAAGATTGTTTGTCTGATTCCGGGGCCGTCATTGACTGCGTATTTTTTGATGTTGAATATCTTTCCTTTGATCATGAATTCAGCTAATGGTTTTAGTTAGGTGACAAATAGGGAGCTTCATTTATAAGTTATAGATAATCCCATTTATATCAGATGATAATTATCATCATGAAAAATGATCTTTGAGAGATAGTTTTTGAAATGGAATTGTAAAATGCTAATATTTCCTTGGAGCTTGTCTTCGTTTGTTAAATGAGGTGAAATGGCCGTAATAGTTGGAAAGATTGTGCGTTAGGATAACAGTAAATTAAAACTATCCTTCACTTCAAATTCGATATCAATGAGAAATCGTACAGGAGTTGTAATTTTTTTCTTATGCATGTTGTTGTCTAGCTTTGCTATGAGCTATGACAGGGGAGAGCTGGTAGATGCGAAATACTCTACTAGAACCCCTCAAAAAACCATCGTTTCCTTATTAGCTTTTTTGCAGGATGATAGATTCGATCCTGCTATTGCTTCAGCTACGATTGCCGGAGATTATACCAAAGGAGAGAAAATCGGATATGCTTTGAAAATCAAGCAGATCATTGATAAAAAAGAAGCAGAAGTTGACTTGTCGGAGATTCCAGATAAGCGTTTGTATAAGGATAAGACATCCAAAGAAAGAATTTATATCTTATTCGAAGATTTCCCAGATTTATATTTGGAACGAATTAATTCCAATTGGTTGTTTTCTGAGCATTCAATCGATAATCTTCCAGAAATTCACAAGCAATTATTCCCAATTGTAGCTCCTGTTCCTGAGTTTGATTTTGAGGAGCTTTGGGAAGAGGTGGATTCTTTGGGCAAAGACAGCGTTGTCACCAAGGTGAAAAAGAAGACTGTGGTAAAAAGAGCTCCTGTCGTTAAGACTGAAAAGGAGATGAGCGACTTTTACGATAAGTTTGATTTGAGTTCGCCGTATGAGACGGTTAGGTCGCATTTGATCTTTTTGCAGGATTTCAATTACAAGCCCGAGTTGGCAGCCAAAACGCTTAACGCTCCATCGCGAGATGAAAATGAGAAGATAGCTTTGGCTATCAAGCTGAAGCAAATCTATGATGGAAGAGGCAAGTACATTGATCTAGCCTCAATTAGCAGGGATCCTAATTTTGCTGATTCTTTGGGAAGAATGCGAAAATATATCGTAGAGCCTTCTATTCCGGAGATTTATTTGGAAAAGAAAGGCGACGACTGGGTTTATTCCGAGGCAAGTGTTGAAAAAATTGGCTCCTTGTACGAAAGAACTTATCCTATTGTTGGCGCTTCAGCGACATTCAAATACAGAGAGATTCTTCAAAAGTATTTTCCTGAAAAAAGCGGGATGATCTTTGGCCAGCCTATATGGAAGTTCATGGGATTGATATTATTGCTGGTTGGAATTTTTATCACCAATGCTTTGCTTGTTTTCTTGTCAAGACAAGTGATCAGTTTATTCAACAAGGATGAAGCTTATCAGAAAGTAGTAATTGCAATAATTTCTCAATTTTATCTGATACTAGCGGTTTATTTCTCCAATATCGTTTTGCAGATCATCAACTTCACGATTGAAGTCTACAGATATATTATTGAAGTCAGAGATGTCTTGTTGGTTGTATTAATCACCGTATTTTTATTCAAGATCATTGATCTGTTGGCCTTCCATACATTGCAGGGAGAAGATGATAGCAAAAGGTTTTTCAAGGCGAGAAAAAGCGTCATGCCATTCTTTTCGATGACAGGAAAGATATTGATTACCTTGGTAAGTGTTTCTTACACTTTGCAGATGTTGGGAGTGGATGTAAGTACTTTGCTAGCTGGTATTTCCATTGGTGGTTTGGCTCTTGCCTTGGCGGCTCAAGATACGCTTAAAAACTTCTTTGGATCTATAATGATATTAATGGACAGCCCTTTTAGGGTCGGAGACTTCATTAGCGCGGATAAAGACGGAATCAAAGGAAGCGTGGAAAAGATTGGTTTGAGATCCACTTTGATCAGGACAGTGAATGACTCTGTTATCTCCGTGCCGAACTCATCTTTAGCCAATTCGCAGGTTGACAACTTAGGACGAAGAAACTACCGTAGGTTGAAGTTTTATTTGCCATTGGAGTTTGGTCAGGAAATGACCAATATACATGATTTGAAGCGAGGCATTGAATCTGTGATTATCGATCACCCGAAGCTTAGGGATGATCGATACTATTGCAATTTATATGATTTGACTCCTTATTCTGTACGAATGATTGTCATCGCTTATGTTAAAGGTTCTTATGCGGAAGAAATGGAGACAAGGCATGAGGTTCTCTCCCAGATATTATTGAAAGCATCAGAAATGAATGTGAAAGTAGCTACTTTGCCAAAAGGCTTCGTGCCGGATGAGCCTGCTAAAGCTACTGCGGGAGGTGGAGGTCTTGGTTCAAATGACTCTGGTTCATTGGTGTTTTAAACAAAAAAGGAGATCGGCCGATCTCCTTTTTTTATTTATTCGTATTGAGGTTATTTCTGTCTGAAATAGAAGTTCACTGGCACGCCTTCGAATCCAAATTGATCTCTAAATTTATTCTCAAGATATCTTTGATATGATTCTTTGATATACTGAGGCAAGTTGCAGAAGAAAGCGATTGAAGGATGTTTTGTCGGAAGTTGAGTAACATACTTGATTCGTATGTATTTTCCTTTTACTGCCGGTGGTGGATATGCTTCAATAACACTTAGCATGAAATCGTTAAGCTCCGAAGTTGGGATGCGTTTGTTGAGATTCTCATGTATCTCCATTGCCAACTCAATTGCTTGGAAAACGCGTTGTTTGTTGATAACGGATGTGAATATAATCGGAATATATCCCAAAGGTCCCAATTTCGCTTTGATTTCTTTACGGAACTGCTCCATGGTATTGTTGCTTTTCTCGATCAAGTCCCATTTGTTCACCATTATCATAACTCCACGCTTATATTTGTGCGCCAAGTTGATAATATTCATGTCTTGTGCTTCGAAACCTCTTTCAGCGTCTATCATTATAACGCATACATCTGAGTCTTGAAGCGCTTGGATGGCTCTCATCACAGAGTAGAACTCAATGTCTTCATGGACTCTGGACTTTTTTCTTATTCCCGCCGTATCGGTAAGTATGAAATCTTTTCCGAAAGCTTTGTATCTTGAGTTCACAGCATCTCTGGTGGTGCCGGCGATATCAGTTACAATACTTCTTTCTCTGCCTAGTAATAAGTTGACAAAAGAGGATTTTCCTGCATTAGGTCTTCCTAAGATCGCTATACGAGGAACTCCTTCGTCAGGGTTATCATCGTCATTATCTTTGAAATGTGTCACCACATGATCCAGAAGTTCTCCAGTTCCTGCGCCACTTGCTGCAGCTACAGGGAAGACTTCACCCATACCGAGTTCATAGAACTCCATGCTTTCATGGATATATTTGGTGTTATCGGATTTGTTTGCTGTTAAAATTACAGGCTTGTTAATTTCTCTAAGAATATTCGCAAAATCCTTGTCTAGATCTGTTAAGCCAGTGTGAGTATCCACCATGAATAATACTACCGTAGCTTCTTCAATGGCTTCTTTAACTTGTTCTCTGATTGCTTGTTCGAAGATATCTTCAGAACCTACCACATATCCTCCTGTATCGATGACCGTGAAGTTTTTGCCTGTCCACTCGCCATATCCGTAATGGCGATCTCTGGTGACACCGCTTTCATCGTCCATGATTGCTTTTTTTTGCTCAATAAGCCTATTGAACAGCGTGGATTTCCCCACGTTAGGTCGTCCAACAATAGCTACTATATTTGCCATAATATATGTTTTCTGGTATTTATTGTTTCTTAATTATATGATCTCACGGTTTACGTTGAATCCTAAAATTCGTTGTATCCGAAGCGTTTAAGCTTGTGATCGTTTTTTCTCCAATCAGGATCAACTTTAATATAAGTTTCCAAGTACACCTGTTTTTGGAAAAATTCTTCCAATTCCTTTCGCGACTCAATGCCGACTTTCTTGATCGAGGCTCCTTTGTTGCCAATGAGTATCACTCTTTGGCTTTTTCTTTCGCAATAAATTTCAGCCCGCATTCTGATGATCGTGTCGGTTTCTTTGAACTCTGTGATTACTACTTCAGTGCTGTACGGGACTTCTTTTTTGTAATTGAGAAAGATTTTTTCTCTAATGATTTCAGAAGCGAAAAAGCGTTCAGGTCTGTCTGTCAAGGCATCCTTTGGGAAATATGGAGGATGCACAGGCATTTTGTCAATGACAAATTTAAGAAGTTCTTCTGTATTTGTCTTATGCAAAGCGGAAATGCAGATGTGTTTTTCCACATCGATTTTGCTTTTCCAATATTCTATCTTGGCTTCCACATCCGATGCTTTTTTCGCCAAGTCTATTTTATTGAGAACCAAAAGCACAGGGACTTTTGCTTTCTTCAACTTTTTGAGCGACTCGTCTTCTTCATTGTATTCTTCGAAAAGATCTGTGACAAACAGAACCATATCGGCATCTTCCAAAGATGAATTTACAAACTTCATCATGGACTTGTGAAGTTCGTACTTTGGAGCGATGATCCCCGGAGTGTCAGAATAGACGATTTGAAAATCATCGCCATTGAGTATGCCGAAGATTCTGTGTCTTGTTGTTTGCGCTTTGGAAGTAATGATCGATAGGCGTTCGCCAACTAGGGCGTTCATTAGTGTAGACTTTCCTACATTAGGTTTTCCTATGATACTTACAAACCCAGCTTTGTGCTCTGCGTTTTCCAATATTGTATGATTTTTTTTGCAAAGGTACTTGTTTTTTGTGAAAATACACCTACCTTTGCAGTCCCATTCGATAATAACACGGAAAAATCGTTAATGGTTGCTTAAGTCGCTCCGTTCGTCTAGGGGTTAGGACGCCAGGTTTTCATCCTGGTAGCAGGGGTTCGAATCCCCTACGGAGTACACATCGCGGGATGGAGCAGTTGGTAGCTCGTCGGGCTCATAACCCGAAGGTCACAGGTTCGAGTCCTGTTCCCGCTACTAAGAAGAGTATCGAAAGACTCTTAATAAAAAACTTTCGCTCCGTTCGTCTAGGGGTTAGGACGCCAGGTTTTCATCCTGGTAGCAGGGGTTCGAATCCCCTACGGAGTACACATCGCGGGATGGAGCAGTTGGTAGCTCGTCGGGCTCATAACCCGAAGGTCACAGGTTCGAGTCCTGTTCCCGCTACTAAGAAGAGTATCGAAAGACTCTTAATAAAAAACTTTCGCTCCGTTCGTCTAGGGGTTAGGACGCCAGGTTTTCATCCTGGTAGCAGGGGTTCGAATCCCCTACGGAGTACACATCGCGGGATGGAGCAGTTGGTAGCTCGTCGGGCTCATAACCCGAAGGTCACAGGTTCGAGTCCTGTTCCCGCTACTAAGAAGAGTATCGAAAGACTCTTAATAAAAAACTTTCGCTCCGTTCGTCTAGGGGTTAGGACGCCAGGTTTTCATCCTGGTAGCAGGGGTTCGAATCCCCTACGGAGTACACATCGCGGGATGGAGCAGTTGGTAGCTCGTCGGGCTCATAACCCGAAGGTCACAGGTTCGAGTCCTGTTCCCGCTACTAAGAAGAGTACGAAAGACTCTTAATAAAAAACTTTCGCTCCGTTCGTCTAGGGGTTAGGACGCCAGGTTTTCATCCTGGTAGCAGGGGTTCGAATCCCCTACGGAGTACTCGTCTCAAGAATTGGCATTCGCTGATTCAATTGGAAATCAAAACTTTCCGCTCCGTTCGTCTAGGGGTTAGGACGCCAGGTTTTCATCCTGGTAGCAGGGGTTCGAATCCCCTACGGAGTACTCGTCTTAACGAATTAGCATTTGCTGGTTCTATCGGAAATTAAAATTTTCCGCTCCGTTCGTCTAGGGGTTAGGACGCCAGGTTTTCATCCTGGTAGCAGGGGTTCGAATCCCCTACGGAGTACACATCGCGGGATGGAGCAGTTGGTAGCTCGTCGGGCTCATAACCCGAAGGTCACAGGTTCGAGTCCTGTTCCCGCTACTAAGAAGAGTATCGAAAGACTCTTTCAAAAAACTTTCGCTCCGTTCGTCTAGGGGTTAGGACGCCAGGTTTTCATCCTGGTAGCAGGGGTTCGAATCCCCTACGGAGTACATATAGCCAAGCATTTGCTTGGCTTTTTTTATGCAAAAAAATATGGCCACAATATTTTGATTGTGACCATAATCGTTATTTGAAATTGTAAATAGGGGAGTTAAGGCAATAGTACTTCATTGACAGCGTGAATGACTCCATTGGTAGTTTGTACATCGGTAATTATAATGTCAACATTTTGTCCGCTGCTCGTATTTAGCATAGCGCCATCTCCTAACTTGACAGTTGCTTTTCCTCCATTCAAAAACGAGATTTCTTGATCATTTGTCAGTTCGCTTGATTGCACATTAGCTCCTCCAATTACATGGTATTTCAATACGGCATCCAATGTTTCGATTGGAATATCAGCAAGAGAG
The Aureibacter tunicatorum DNA segment above includes these coding regions:
- the der gene encoding ribosome biogenesis GTPase Der, translated to MANIVAIVGRPNVGKSTLFNRLIEQKKAIMDDESGVTRDRHYGYGEWTGKNFTVIDTGGYVVGSEDIFEQAIREQVKEAIEEATVVLFMVDTHTGLTDLDKDFANILREINKPVILTANKSDNTKYIHESMEFYELGMGEVFPVAAASGAGTGELLDHVVTHFKDNDDDNPDEGVPRIAILGRPNAGKSSFVNLLLGRERSIVTDIAGTTRDAVNSRYKAFGKDFILTDTAGIRKKSRVHEDIEFYSVMRAIQALQDSDVCVIMIDAERGFEAQDMNIINLAHKYKRGVMIMVNKWDLIEKSNNTMEQFRKEIKAKLGPLGYIPIIFTSVINKQRVFQAIELAMEIHENLNKRIPTSELNDFMLSVIEAYPPPAVKGKYIRIKYVTQLPTKHPSIAFFCNLPQYIKESYQRYLENKFRDQFGFEGVPVNFYFRQK
- the era gene encoding GTPase Era, which translates into the protein MENAEHKAGFVSIIGKPNVGKSTLMNALVGERLSIITSKAQTTRHRIFGILNGDDFQIVYSDTPGIIAPKYELHKSMMKFVNSSLEDADMVLFVTDLFEEYNEEDESLKKLKKAKVPVLLVLNKIDLAKKASDVEAKIEYWKSKIDVEKHICISALHKTNTEELLKFVIDKMPVHPPYFPKDALTDRPERFFASEIIREKIFLNYKKEVPYSTEVVITEFKETDTIIRMRAEIYCERKSQRVILIGNKGASIKKVGIESRKELEEFFQKQVYLETYIKVDPDWRKNDHKLKRFGYNEF